Sequence from the Amaranthus tricolor cultivar Red isolate AtriRed21 chromosome 1, ASM2621246v1, whole genome shotgun sequence genome:
ttctatattttatatttatccaTCTTtctatactatatactaaagtCAGCAAGTCGCAATTATGTTTAATTTTTctcactaaaaattataaagataaaaagacAATTATTCTACAAATCAAcaaataaagtattttttttcattaatattgaAACAAATTCTTCATGATAATTACAAAACTGTGctctaacatatatatatatatatatatatatatatatatataaagggtTGAGATCCAATTAAAAGGGCTGTGAAAATAGAAAGGATAAGAAGGAATAACTACCATTGATTAATTAAGATCTAACGgtttaaaaaagttattttagcAAATGATCTAGTAACATATGTTTATGAAGAAAGTATcacttattaatttagaaaacatcacaatttcAAGTAACACATGTTTATACAGAAACTATCAcatatttattaagaaaaaatcacaatttattttttgttttgaaccGCGTGTAAGATGGACCATTAATCTAAGATCTGACGTATGAAATTCCTTCATATCCTTCTTATTTTTAAACCTCTTCTTATTAgattatacacacacacacatatatatatatatatatatatatatatatatatatatatatatatatatatatatatatatatatagtttatttATAAAGATCTAATAGCAATAATTACATTAAGATATTATTTACATCCGCACAAAAGGCTAAACAAGTAacaaatattaaacaataattacTTGGAATTCCAAAGAATAAATGTACAAACTTTTTTATTGCTACTAAAAGTGACATTTCTTCTTGCAATATGTCACTATTAGTAACAAGTTAAAAGAGACAAGGGTGTAGACATTTACAATATACAATACACTAGGAGaaatgttgggatgatttatccCACATCAACATATTGAACATGGTGTAgatactttataagttattagagtccttcccattgccatatggttttgggataatatatatctccttgactTATGAAGTttgtgcacctcgtgtttttccgttaatatgctggcattcataATAAGTCCAACCTAATTTAACAAGAAAGGAatacaaactaaaaaataaggagaaaataaaaacacttaaaagctAAATCTTCATCTCCATCTCAGAATTGatgtacaaataaaaaattgaaacgACCGAGTTGGATGGCTGAAATCTCATATTCTACAATTTGCAGCTGTCACAAAGGGAGAGAAAATAAATCAGAAGAATTGGATTCAAAAATTGACATCTTGCATTAATTTATGAGTAGTTGTTAAACATACAACACTATCACAAACTTGTTGACACTTAGCTCATTCAAATGGTTGAAATACTATGGTTCATCTACTCTAAGTACATGGGTATAAGAGTGTACTATAATAAGTGATCATGAAAATACGTGCAAGATTGAAATGTTGGCTCCAAGACCCGTCAAGGTCAAGGTCAAGCTTAAAGGATCATCAGAGTGTGCAGCAGTTAAGCTCTAGATAAGGAGCAAAATTTGGTGCTCAAGAAACCAAATAATTGAAATTCGAAAACTTCTTAAAGGTATCACCATATGTTGGCTCATATTGCCCCAGCCACCCGACTATAGGTGTGCATCGGGCCCAAGCTTTCAACGGGACGGGCCTTAAATGGGCTGGACTTTTAAAGGGTCAACTTTAACTATATACGGAGCGGATCCTAAACGAGCTTTTGACGGGCTTTACACTTTTGGAGTTTTGCGGAtccaatgaatattgattgagtAGAGGCCTATAATGAACCTGCAGACATTGATCACAAAGAACCAAATCAAACTTTGTTGAAGAATCGAAGAACGTAAAAGTTGACCTTTACAATTCCATGGAAGATGTAAAAGATGAGGGAGACATTGATGTGGATAATGGAGATATGGAGGACAATAATGTTGTCCCTGAAAATGAATGTTTAGCAAAAATGCTTAGTAGGTGTATTctaacttattaattaattgatcCTAACATGCAGACGATGTCCCAAACATTGAGTgaaaatttgaacaattaagaTAAATGGGTTGGAGACGATCAGGGCAGGCCATCAAGCCCGACCCATTTAAAGCCCATTTTCTGTTTTGTAAGATCCGGCCTAGTCCGTCTAAAGTAGAGCCCGGCCCGACCAGTATCCGGTCTGTGCAATGGGTATACACCCAACAAATATTTCTCAGTATAATAGTGTATCCGGCCCATTGAACAGGTATACAGCGGACAAATATTTAACTTCATTGTGTATAAGTTAAATAAGTTGGAATAGCAAGCAAGCGCTAGTATCGCCTCAATGTGCAAGGCCCTGAATTATTAGTTTAGTACCACTTACCCCACGTCTAACAATCATTCAAACATCCAGTTTAGGCGTTAAGCAAAAGGATTACTTGTGTACTATATGCTCACACATGTGGTAGAGCCAAAGtggtttctataaatagcaggCCACTGGGGCAGAGGGGGCgattatcttattttttaaaaaaaatttggaatTTGAGGTGCTTTTTAACACAACAGAGATGGCCGATGACCACGGATAGCTAGGCAACTAGCTTTGATGTCTAGTGTGTCAACACTTCATTCTCAAGATAGAGACTATTTCTAGTAGAGTTCCattcaataatcaaataatcatAATGAAGATGATCCCACATCAAAGAATTTTAAAaaggttgactaacatatatacttgatgggctactcctcctaataccaattggttttagaatGGAACCTCATCGGATTTGTGTGTAGTCAACTCTCATCTTATGCGGGTCTTGTTGTGTACAAtcccaataacaaatttatcacacATTTCACAATTTAAATACCATCTTTATATCAAGTTTCAATATTCTAGTGGCTTTTAAGCTTTAACTCCTCATGTAGGTTGATTCAAAAAATGGAAGAACAAAGACAATCTCTGACATTTGTCTTGAAACACAGAATAAATGAAGACAGAAGATCAAAATATGTGTACTCACTGCAGTAAATAAATTGGTTCAGATCAAGAGTCACTCTGCCTTGCTTTGTTGTATCGAAGGAGTTAAAAAGATTGCTGAAATTTCAAAGAAATGTAGTAATCATAGTATTAGAAGAAAacatcattgttctttgtttagTAAGTCATATGGCAATGCATGAAAACTACAAGTGAAAGTAGGTGGCCAGCCCAATTGAATTGGAGAGACTTGCATTCAGAATTACTTACCGAGCAGATTGTAGAAATATGCTCAGTGATATGAAAGCATCCAAACGAAATTTCCCATCTTTCTTTTCATCAAAGCTCTAAAAGAACACTATGTTAGTAGTGAAGatataaaaattcatttattaagAAAGAGAAGAGGATGACAAAGCGTAAACGGCTCTTGCTTGGTTAttgtattaaatggtgggaatcataatgaaattttgatgtAATTAGATAGAAAACAACTTGAAAGGTTTATGATACATGTTTATTCTACTctaattattctttttccttcaaaaaaatcattttcacCAATTGGAAAGGTGGCATTAGGCggtaataaaaattttgaagcAAAACACATGTTTAAGAATGCGTTTCATGTCCATGGGAATGACaacatattttatgaaaatttgatcaaaaattcattctcattaccaccatttaatacgaATAACTAAACGTCCCGAAAGTTCAAATCAAATCTGCATGGCACAAAGCTTAGGTAAATCTTTTAGTCTGATTCATGTAAATCTCATGTAAGTTAAAGGACCGTGTCACTTCCATGGGTGTTACTAATTTTGGCCCAAAATCGCACATTGATGATGAAGGAGTGCTAATTAAGGAAGCCTAAGGGAGCCCACTAACTAAGAAGTGTATCTTTATTCTAATATACTGGGAAATCAGAAGTGGCTATAGGAGTTTTCAAGCTAGCTTCTCATGATTGGTCATCTCATATGCCCATTTTAAAAAGGCTTTACGTAACTTACACAAAGACAAGAGACTCGTAATTTGATTTTAGCAAGAAACAACTCCGGAAAAAGTAAGTAAAAGGTGGACTACATGTAGGCTTCGGAAGGGGAAtgcagaaaaagaaaagaaaagcgCGCAATGAAGGTCCATGTCCGTAATTCTCAACAACAAAACGAAATAAAAGCATTACCTCACATGCTGTGTAAAAGGCAGGTGAATCAAGTGAGAAACCAAGTTTCACTAGTGCCTGCAAACACAATTCAATCACCTATGAACATTGAACCAAACGTAGTTATCATTTGGACCGATAAAATTCCAAAAGATTGGAAAGCTACCTCATAAACCTCGTCACGGACGAGAAATCCACGGCCCCTGCaataagattttcaaaagaaggCTTTTAGATATGCATCACTACAACTGGACATCTCAacatacaatataataataagaatccCAATAAGGCTTCTAAAAATTTTTTGAAAGAGACGAAACGATTAGATAACAATAGAACCCTAAATTATCCAATTTGATCTAATTTATGCATACAACAGATAACCTAAGAATCACAACAAAGAAAACTTGCTAAAAATTAAGGAGAAAgcataaaacaaagaaatgggGACAAATTATCTTCATAAAGTTCTTTTACGAAAGTTTACCCAGACCACTATTGAGGGAACAAAAGTATGATCTACGTTAGACTTTCAAGCTAATAACCGAACAAGTACCAAGCCCAAGAGaaataacaactcaaaataCGTGTGTATGCAAAAGGTTCATTCATTCTACAAATACTATCCGATCTACTTTTGACGATATGGACACTCTAAACTTTGAGCTCAAAGACAGCCAAGAACAGCATCCAGTCATTACGATTTATAGTATAAAAACTGCGGACATCATCATGATTGCTTTAGCGGTCGTGACTAGTGACGTCGCAGACATGGCACCTCGCGGTGTTGCAACTCGTTTCGCCGACATCAAAATATGAATAGTTAAGTTAATTTATATCCATTTTATCATAATAGTTCAAGTATTCTAGAGCAATAGACCTTTTGAAATCTCATACACTATAATACGTTAAAACAACTTATAATGATTGTTACATCATGATTTTAAACAATAAGTAACGTAACGGGGTGTTGGGTATTTGTACACTCAAAATCTATAAAACCATTGTTATGCGATGGAATGGCCTCATTTTATTTCCACGTAACGATTACACTTTGAGTAAATTAGTTTATCAAAAAGTACATTTGCAAGATAAAAATGCAAGAATTAATGACCTTTCAAAGTCTGAAAAAGCTTGTTGAACCTGCAAGATATCAAgttgaaaaagaacaaaaaccaTCAATTCCCATAACAGAACAATAATTTTGTCTCATAACTTCCAATTCATCATAACCCCAGAAACAGGGGCTGAAATGATCTTTTTTCTGCAATTGTTTAGAACAGAACACAAGATATAAAATTGAGTTGGGTACAAAACAAATTCGTGTACAAAAGTtgagttttttatatttcaagGAAACCAATACAAAGTTAAAGCTTTAAAATAGAAAGGTAAAATACCAACCCTTAAAAGAAATTGATTGAGAGCAACAAATTCTGCAATTAGACAAGTTTTATCATATCAGACAATAATTAGTACATAGCCCTTCATGGCAATCATTAAATCAGTGTTACCCAATTCACAAATCCCCTAAAAATTGAAACCGGGTCATTTTGGGGGAATTAGGTAACACTGAATTAATCTGTACAAAATTTTGCTACTTTTTCTGCATATTTTACCAAAATTTAGAACAGTTACCTTCAAAACTCATTGTTCCATTCCTATCAAAATCATACATCCTAAGAAAAATTACCAGAAATGAGAAATTGGTATTTATGAATCAATCGAACATTCAATTTTAATAgaagcaaaaataaaataatgaaaaaaaaaaagaaaaacctgATCATTTGCTGAACAACAGAAAGTGGGAGATCAAGGTTTCCAACAGCAAGGGCACTCTGATTACAGTTAAACAAAGGTGTAAATTATGATCAGTTAATTCCATTAAAAAAACTGGAAATTTTATAGGTTAATTAAAAAATGCACAAAACAATGGTATTAGAATTTATGATAACAGGAAGTAATACGTAAGGAGAAAGGAAGAACCTTTAGTTGTGGTGCAGTAATGTTGCCGGTATGAGCTGAGTCAACTCGGTCGAACCACTCCTTCAGAATCGCTGAGTCCATTATACTTTCCCCAAAGCTATTAAACTCAAGAACccagaagaagaaaaaagaaatagcGGAAGATAGGAAATGTTAATTTATTAAGAAATGTTTGACTAACTAAATTCTGCTTCGGATTAGTCGGTTAGGGCCTCCGGCCTCTACGCTTAGGGCCAAGTGGGCAACCAATTTGAGAGGTTCTCTAGATGAGACTTGGAGGGTCGGATTTTGTTGATCAGCTTCAGTTGATTTTGGATGAGATCGTCGAGACGAATAACTCAATCAGTCTAATTATCTTAATATGCGCTCAGTATTTAATCTATTAGGtcataattgatacatttaatgttaaaattgaattttttttataagttatagattataattagattaaaattgaaattttttataacaaaaaagCCTTGAACTCTTGGTCATTTCCAAGAGCATTCATTAAATCAATTGGCAAACATAATTCGAAATCAAAACTTCCAACACCTTTACATCAAAGGTAAGCAAACATTACACCTACAACTTTATTTTCAAGTCCATTAAAAACGAAAACTGTTGAGGAAAgagtaatatcactattattgatcgatgattaaagagtacaaaTACTCTTATATTCCATTAAAACCATCATATATGCAttgaataagagtacttgtattgtgcaatgttttaacactattattaatagtttttattgaccattcatttgtttgaaattcatccatagaatgatagaatTATAACATTTTATTAAACTTCGTTCTGAAATTAAAATTGTGAAAATAGAACTATATttaagtagaaattgatcaggTTAATGtcaaattgatcacttatagatccaaattgaaaatttttattttaattaatgtatttaagttttattttatgttgaaattgatatatttaaggtcaaaattgataaatgcccagaaaatggaaaaaacaagGGAATGCGTGCGATGTTGTTACATGCGCGAATTGGGCCAACCCAATTTGACGGTCTgataatgagaccgtctcatcaaaatttttgtttttgttgatatCGATTTAGCACATGACCAAAATTGTTATTAACATCGAAATCTATTCAACTAATTTTGTGATTGCCTTAAAACAAGAAGCTTAAATTATCATacaaatttacataattatatctattattggatatggatttgaatgaaactttatagtattatctttattttgaatatatgttctagtttgattaaattaattgatctatataataaaaaaaaaatcaaaaagtgggacatattttatgattttaagaATTGCTAGTTTGCTTCCCATTGACATAGAAGCTTGGATAAAATTTATGATTAGGGTTCAACCTTGTTTAGAGTAGAATGAGTTCAACCTTGTTTAGAGTAGAATGAGTTCGACACAAGCTCTAGTCCTTAGGTATAAAATTCTAGAAAGCTCCTGATATAACTTTAGAAAAACAAATTAGATCATATTGATGTACTTATATATACTTTAAAGTGATATAGCATTTTAAAATGCTTATAGAAATTATTTATgagaaattaaaatatttaatattattgttgttatcgGCTATTTAAAAATCAGAATTCTTTTattctaatttttctttttcctttaaaaaattacCTCAAGTTTTAAAGATATGACcgcatattaaaaaaattcaagaagAAAAGCACATAAATACAAATCTAGTTATATAAATATCAGTCTAAAATCGAACATCATTACAGTAAAAATTACACACATTACTTCTttggtatatacttttttattgtgAACAAATGTAAAATACATTATTTTTCCAAAATTGATGAGATGATTCCTACTCATATTCATGTAAACATagtttaataaaaatacaatttaagagcAAGAAAAGTTCAAAGTTAATCAAGCCATTGGCTAAATGTTCGATCCAAATATTACAATACTATCTccaaatttgatatatatatatatatatatatatatatatatatatatatatatatatatatatatatacatatatatatatatatacatatatatatatatatatatatacatatatatatgtatatatatacatatatatatgtacatatatatatatatatatgtacatatatatatatatatatgtatatatatatatatgtacatatatatatatatgtacatatatatatatatgtacatatatatatatatacatatatatatatatatatatatatatacatatatatatgtatataatatatatatatatatatacatatatatacatatatacacatatatatacatatatacacatatatatacatatatacacatatatgatATATGAAAACATTAAAGCACACAAAATATGGATGATGATTTCTTAAACACAAGTTTTCGTGACTCAAGTGGAAACTTGTCTTTTGCTCCCAAGTAAATAACGCACAGAGGAAAGTATAGTACGTACACATACACATTTACAAATAGATTTAATATCCAAATGTTTTACATTTAGTTTCTAACTACATTTAGTGTTCGTGAGTAGTCCATAGAAGCTTCAATAATAACTTTAATTACCGTGTAAGTTGAGTGAATTGAAAGGGTTTTATGAGAATCAAACTCaagaatttttctaaaaataatatttattttccagttaaaataaaatttgattttgagctttaataatttttgagcTATTTTACAAGTGCATATACATAAGCATTATAAAATCTCTCTCGAgtatgattaataataataaaattaagaaaaaaaataagatatcaTGCTAAGACAAAGGAAACATTAGCAAGAGAAACCTAAGTCCAAGTCCGTGTAAGCTGTGACTCGTAttatttggttgcaaattttATCAACAATTAATTGTTTAATATGTAACACATAAGAATGATAGTGAAGTTGATTTGTTTAGCAACTACACATAGGTGAGTGTTTAACCCATCTTATACTAATAACTTGAATCCAATCGTGATAATTGAGAAAGAAGCATTCTAGTGCAAAATATAGGAGTAGAAGAGAAGTACAAGCTAACTTTAATGTCATTGCATATCAACATTTCTTTTATCCTTAAACCCAATAACGAATCACTAGTACTAGCTAACTACCGAATTCCGAATTGTACCTTAAGAAAAAGTTTGCAATTTGACCCATCTTACAATGATTGCAAAATAAAATTACCAGAATTcctttattctttttaaatttgtcCATTTTTGTAATTCCTCTATAAATATttagaacaaattttttttatgatggaACTAATATGTTTGCACACAATAGAAAA
This genomic interval carries:
- the LOC130797627 gene encoding uncharacterized protein LOC130797627 isoform X1 — translated: MDSAILKEWFDRVDSAHTGNITAPQLKSALAVGNLDLPLSVVQQMIRMYDFDRNGTMSFEEFVALNQFLLRVQQAFSDFERGRGFLVRDEVYEALVKLGFSLDSPAFYTACESFDEKKDGKFRLDAFISLSIFLQSARNLFNSFDTTKQGRVTLDLNQFIYCTANCRI
- the LOC130797627 gene encoding uncharacterized protein LOC130797627 isoform X2 — its product is MDSAILKEWFDRVDSAHTGNITAPQLKSALAVGNLDLPLSVVQQMIRMYDFDRNGTMSFEEFVALNQFLLRVQQAFSDFERGRGFLVRDEVYEALVKLGFSLDSPAFYTACESFDEKKDGKFRLDAFISLSIFLQSARNLFNSFDTTKQGRVTLDLNQFIYCSSL